A genomic region of Pseudomonadota bacterium contains the following coding sequences:
- the sixA gene encoding phosphohistidine phosphatase SixA — translation MISTPSGIRPCCRRRADSVLLYLLRHAPAESRDARRWPDDALRPLAVDGMERMRLAARGMDALGLSFDLIFTSSYMRARQTADIVSRRFPDVPLVEHRALIPEMGIDAIRAMLRAAPGPLSSVLLVGHEPDLGELACALLSGETGAWLPLKKGGLVCLELERLDIVPSPTRLCWAVPPRVLRALGQGESVKG, via the coding sequence ATGATATCCACACCTTCTGGAATCCGTCCGTGCTGCCGTCGGAGAGCTGACAGCGTGCTGCTCTACCTTCTGCGCCACGCTCCGGCCGAATCTCGCGATGCGCGACGCTGGCCTGACGATGCGCTGCGTCCCCTCGCCGTCGACGGGATGGAGCGCATGCGCCTTGCGGCTCGGGGTATGGATGCGCTTGGGCTCAGCTTCGATCTCATCTTCACCAGTTCGTACATGCGCGCGAGACAGACAGCCGACATCGTCTCTCGTCGCTTCCCGGATGTGCCGCTTGTCGAGCACAGGGCGCTCATCCCGGAGATGGGCATCGATGCCATCAGGGCCATGCTGCGGGCAGCCCCAGGGCCACTGTCATCGGTTCTCCTCGTGGGTCACGAACCCGACCTGGGGGAGCTGGCCTGTGCGCTGCTCTCTGGTGAGACCGGCGCTTGGCTGCCGTTGAAAAAGGGCGGGCTGGTCTGTCTCGAGCTCGAGCGACTTGACATCGTGCCCTCGCCGACCCGACTCTGCTGGGCTGTTCCGCCCCGCGTGCTTCGCGCGCTCGGCCAGGGGGAGTCTGTCAAAGGGTAG